Sequence from the Petrotoga sp. 9PW.55.5.1 genome:
AGAGGAAGGTATCGAAAAAGGTTTCGAAAAAGGTATCGAAAAAGGTAAACTTGAAGGAGAAAAGGAATTTGCAATTAAGATACTTAGTCGTAGGTTCGGAAATGAATTAACTGAAGAATTAAAAGAAAAGATTAGAAACACAGATGAAAAAACAATAAATTACATAGGAGATAATCT
This genomic interval carries:
- a CDS encoding DUF4351 domain-containing protein, which codes for EEGIEKGFEKGIEKGKLEGEKEFAIKILSRRFGNELTEELKEKIRNTDEKTINYIGDNLLEITIDELKEILK